Part of the Phycisphaeraceae bacterium genome, CCCGGGCAGCCGGCACGGGTACGACGTGACGGACCCGACGCGCGTGCGCTCCGAGTTCGGTGGGCGCGAGGGGTTCGAGCGTTTCGTGCGCGCCTGCCGCGAGCGCGGGCTCGGGGTGCTGATCGACATCGTGCCGAACCACATGGCCAGCAGCGAGCACGGCCCGCAGTGGCGCGACGTTCTCGCGCGGGGCGAGTCCTCGCGGTTCGCGAAGTGGTTCGACCTGCGCTGGCGACCGTTCGGGGCGGCGGGTCATCGGCGTCTTCTGCTCCCGATCCTCGGCGCGCCGCTCCGACGCGCCGTGGAGGAGGGCCAGGTGCGCGTGGTTCGAGACGGGGCGTCGGTCGCGATCGAGGCGCACGGCAGGCGCCTGCCGCTGCGCGACGACCCGGCGCACGCGTCCGACGAGCTCGACGAGCTGCTCGAGTCCCAGCACTACGCGCTGGTGCACTGGGAACTGGCGCGCGAGCTGGTGGCGTACCGGCGGTACTTCGACATCGGCGATCTGGTCGCGCTGCGCATGGACGACGAGGAAGTCTTCCGCGAGACGCACGCGCTGGTGGGCGATCTGGCGTCGGAGGGCCTGATCGACGGCGTGCGCGTCGACCACATCGACGGGCTGGCGGACCCGGCGGAGTACACGCGCCGCCTTCGGGGGCTGCTGAGAGACGCCTATTCGCGCGGCTCGCGCGAGGGCGCGGCGTTGATCTATGTCGAGAAAACGCTCGGCGAGGGCGAGCGTCTGCCGCGCGACTGGCCCGTGGACGGGACGACCGGCTACGACCTGCTCTCGTCGCTGACCGGCGTGCTGGCGGACCCGGGCGGGCTCGCGACCATCGGGAGCTGGTACGCGCGCGCGACGGGCTCGACCCCCGACCTCGAGAACGCCGCACTCGCGAAGAAGCTCGAGGTGAGCGAGCGGCTGTTCCGCGGCGAGACCGATGAGCTGGTGGACGCGGCGGTCGTGCTGGCGTGGGCGTCGCCCTCGACGCGCGACATCCGGCCCAGCGACGTGCGCCGGGCGGTGATCGCGTCCGCGGCGCGCTGCCCCGTGGTGAGGACCTATCTGACGCCCGATCACGCGAGCGACGACGATGTCCGCGCGGCGCACGCCGCCTGCGACGCGGCGGCGCAGATCCTGGGCGACTCCGACGCGCTGCGCGCGTTGGAGTTCGTGCGCGACGCGCTGGTCGGGCCGTCCCGCCCGGGCGACGACGCGGGGCGCGAGCGTCTGCGCTGGGCGTTCGTGACGATGTGGCAGCGGATGACGGTGCCCCTGGCGGCGAAGGGGTTCGAGGACGCGACGCTCTACAACGACGCGAGGTGCCTGGCGCTCAACGAGATCGGCGTGGAGGCGCGCGCGTGGGAGGGCGGCTGCACGGTGGGGGACTTCCACGACGCCAACGGGCGGCGCGTCGGCGATCACCCGCTGGCGATGACCACGACCTCGACGCACGACACGAAGCGGAGCGAGGATGTGCGGGCGCGTCTGTTCGCGCTGACGACGCTCGGCGCGGAATGGGTTGCGCTCGCCGATGAATGGGCCGAGGCGAACGCGTCGCTGAAGGATCGCGTCGGGGGCGTTCCGGCGCCCGACGCGATTGACGAGTTGTTCACCTACCAGACGCTGCTGGGGGCGTGGCCGCTGCACGGGGATGAGTTGCCCGAGTTCGTCCAGCGCGTGCGTCGGTACGTGGTGAAGGCGGCGCGGGAGTCGGGTCGTCACAGCAACTGGATCACGCCGAACGGCGAGTATGAGGCGGCGTGGGAGCGATTCGTGGAGCGTGTGTGCGCGCCGGGGGCGGCGAGGGAGTTCAGGGACGGCTTCCACGCGCTGCGCGAGCGGGTCGCGCTGCGCGGGATGGAGAACTCGCTGACGCAGTGCGTGCTCAAGGCGTTCGCCCCGGGCGCGCCGGACATCTATTGGGGGAACGACCGCTGGGACTTCAGTCTGGTCGACCCGGACAACCGGCGGCCCGTCGACTTCGGCGCCGCCGGCCAGTCGCTCGCGACGGTCGGCGGCGCGAGCGTCGAGACGGCGCGCGAACTGCTGTCGTCGTGGCTCGACGGGCGCGTGAAGCAGTTCGTCGTGCGCGAGGCGCTGCGTGCGCGCCGGGCTTCGCCCGGGCTGTTCACGAGGGGCGGCGTCGTGGCGCTGTCGCGCCAGGGCGATCCGTTCGTGGCGTTCGAGCGCCGCCTTGGCGAGCGATGCGCCGTGGTCGTCGCGTCGCGCGGGTGGGGCCCGGCGTGCCCGATGGTCGGGGCGGCGTGGGGCGACGCGTCGGTCGAGATCGAGGGCGGGAACGGCGGCGCGTGGCGCGAGGTGTTCACCGGGCGTGAGCGGGCGCTCGGGGGGCGCGCGGCGCTGCGCGACCTGCTCGATGTGTTCCCGGTCGCGGCGTTTGTCAGAGGACCGGGGCGCTGAGCCCGACGAGCGAGCGCGCGACGCGGACCGCGTCGTGGGCGTCGCAGGCGATGGCGTCGGCGCCGGCGTCCTTCCACGCGGTCTCGTCGTTGCAGAACGCGCGCCCGCCCACCAGCACGGGCACGCGAGCGATCTCGGGGCGTTCGCGCAGCATGCGGATCGCCTTGGCGACGTTGCGGCGCTGCGAGGGAAGCGTGGCGGAGAGCGCGAGCAGGTCTGCGCGGAAGTCGGAAACCGCCTGGACGAGGTCGGTCGCGGGCATGTTGTTGCCGAGGTAGATCACGCGCCACCCGTCGATGTCGAGGAAGTCCGACGCGACGCGCAGGCCGACGTCGTGCGTGTCGCCTTCGACGGCGGACGCGATGACCGTCCTGCCGTTGGCTGGCGACTTGGGCGCCCGGGCCAGGAGCTGCGACATGATCATCTTCGACGTCGCGGTGACGAAGTGCTCCTCGGCGACGGAGATCTCGTTCATGTGCCACATCCGCCCAAGCTCCTGCTGCGCAGGAACGAGCACGCTCAGGTAGGCGTCGTGCAGCGAGACCCGGTTGGCGTCCACGGCGTCGAGCACCATCGCGCTCGCGGCGCGGCGGTCGCCTTCGAGCAGCGCGAGCACGTACTTCGCGGCCAGGCGCCCGTGCGGCGTGTCGACCGACAGCGCCGAGGGCGCTTCGTCGGGCGCCGCCTCGAGCGCGTCGAGCGACATCTGGATGATCTGCAGCGGCTTGGCGCGCTCCGCTTCGGGGAGCTCGTCG contains:
- the treY gene encoding malto-oligosyltrehalose synthase, with the translated sequence MGSTDPIAFYRLQLTPDFGFEHAARTLDLIAGLGCSHAYLSPIFEAVPGSRHGYDVTDPTRVRSEFGGREGFERFVRACRERGLGVLIDIVPNHMASSEHGPQWRDVLARGESSRFAKWFDLRWRPFGAAGHRRLLLPILGAPLRRAVEEGQVRVVRDGASVAIEAHGRRLPLRDDPAHASDELDELLESQHYALVHWELARELVAYRRYFDIGDLVALRMDDEEVFRETHALVGDLASEGLIDGVRVDHIDGLADPAEYTRRLRGLLRDAYSRGSREGAALIYVEKTLGEGERLPRDWPVDGTTGYDLLSSLTGVLADPGGLATIGSWYARATGSTPDLENAALAKKLEVSERLFRGETDELVDAAVVLAWASPSTRDIRPSDVRRAVIASAARCPVVRTYLTPDHASDDDVRAAHAACDAAAQILGDSDALRALEFVRDALVGPSRPGDDAGRERLRWAFVTMWQRMTVPLAAKGFEDATLYNDARCLALNEIGVEARAWEGGCTVGDFHDANGRRVGDHPLAMTTTSTHDTKRSEDVRARLFALTTLGAEWVALADEWAEANASLKDRVGGVPAPDAIDELFTYQTLLGAWPLHGDELPEFVQRVRRYVVKAARESGRHSNWITPNGEYEAAWERFVERVCAPGAAREFRDGFHALRERVALRGMENSLTQCVLKAFAPGAPDIYWGNDRWDFSLVDPDNRRPVDFGAAGQSLATVGGASVETARELLSSWLDGRVKQFVVREALRARRASPGLFTRGGVVALSRQGDPFVAFERRLGERCAVVVASRGWGPACPMVGAAWGDASVEIEGGNGGAWREVFTGRERALGGRAALRDLLDVFPVAAFVRGPGR
- a CDS encoding cobalamin-dependent protein (Presence of a B(12) (cobalamin)-binding domain implies dependence on cobalamin itself, in one of its several forms, or in some unusual lineages, dependence on a cobalamin-like analog.) — encoded protein: MPPSPFLAQILDASASGYAVLATERLMLRRPEVAHRFAPHPRLAWKENLTGRLYDLSDAIQQGRPSLFIDQVLWGKIAFAARGVPLGDLRESLVALREVLTDELPEAERAKPLQIIQMSLDALEAAPDEAPSALSVDTPHGRLAAKYVLALLEGDRRAASAMVLDAVDANRVSLHDAYLSVLVPAQQELGRMWHMNEISVAEEHFVTATSKMIMSQLLARAPKSPANGRTVIASAVEGDTHDVGLRVASDFLDIDGWRVIYLGNNMPATDLVQAVSDFRADLLALSATLPSQRRNVAKAIRMLRERPEIARVPVLVGGRAFCNDETAWKDAGADAIACDAHDAVRVARSLVGLSAPVL